The following proteins come from a genomic window of Mycobacterium sp. DL:
- a CDS encoding LuxR family transcriptional regulator codes for MTVGRGLVRQQVESSIGGAGLAAVLVGAPGVGKTSMARKLFKEFARKHPQSAAHWISATASAKGIPFGAFSHLIAVAGADEPATVLRAAREALRAGAARGLILVVDDAHQLDTLSATLVHQLAVNGEAHMLLTVREGEPVPDAVTALWKDDILARHDIFPFDFDETGFFLEQTLGGVVEDVSTTRVFDVSQGNPLYLRHLVESALNSGSLRQVEGVWQLRGEMPLTPQLSTLIDQHLVTLPSPVRTVLEFLAIEEPLAVSDLAELTGLDAVDQAETTGVVAVSDQAGTLVAHPFHPLYTERVRSGLGRLAARRLRTQLVQQLSARAPESISARLRLAGLAIDTDDPPRADELTGLAWEAMRLGDLALGERLARGALDQTGALSARLPLAHALSWQGRGRDADDVLSPVDPDTLSQWDLMAWTLPKAANRFWMLSESAEAVDYLSQMRARITERAALHTIDALAATFSFNSGDLVQAVRVADGVLDADDAQDLAVAWASAAATLSSARLGRFADVEPIAQRGLNATHPGLLRFTMGLGQALALIMAGDVPAAERLARHYLSFSEFQQPGRAIGEVLLGHTLLAAGTYNDAVILLRQAAAALTSTGYSWGPLALIGLAQALGQQGRAADAASTLRRAEASHGLRSQVYAPDLALARAWTLAAARDLRGAVGAVRDAAHAAEQSGQDAILLRVLHDGARLGDVQGLAAARRVNTKINCAAGHLCVAHTAALASGDGAGLNDVSVDLEAAGMIAVAADAAAQAAAAHQANGDRAGEIAAKSRASQLSQRCGNPTTPALERVLNPMPLTGREREVAVMVSQDMTNKAIADRLCVSVRTVEGHVYKACMKLGVPDRAALATTVGAVDSREGAL; via the coding sequence ATGACCGTGGGTCGGGGCCTGGTGCGTCAGCAGGTGGAATCGTCGATCGGTGGCGCGGGTCTGGCGGCCGTGCTCGTCGGGGCTCCGGGCGTCGGGAAGACGTCGATGGCGCGCAAGCTGTTCAAGGAGTTCGCCAGGAAGCACCCCCAATCCGCGGCGCACTGGATTTCGGCGACCGCATCGGCGAAGGGCATTCCGTTCGGGGCCTTCAGCCATCTGATCGCGGTGGCCGGCGCCGACGAACCGGCCACCGTGCTCCGGGCCGCCCGGGAAGCCCTACGGGCCGGGGCCGCGCGTGGCCTCATCCTCGTGGTCGACGACGCACATCAACTCGACACGCTCTCGGCGACGCTGGTGCATCAGCTTGCCGTCAACGGCGAAGCGCACATGCTGCTCACCGTCCGTGAGGGCGAGCCTGTCCCCGACGCCGTCACCGCGCTCTGGAAGGACGACATCCTCGCGCGCCATGACATCTTCCCGTTCGACTTCGACGAGACCGGATTCTTCCTGGAGCAGACGCTGGGCGGCGTGGTCGAGGATGTCAGCACGACAAGGGTGTTCGATGTCAGCCAGGGCAATCCGCTTTACCTGCGGCACCTCGTGGAGTCCGCTCTCAACTCCGGTTCGCTGCGTCAGGTGGAGGGCGTGTGGCAGCTTCGCGGCGAGATGCCGCTGACCCCGCAGCTCTCCACCCTGATCGACCAACACCTGGTCACGCTGCCGTCGCCGGTGCGCACAGTCCTGGAGTTCCTCGCCATCGAGGAACCGTTGGCGGTGTCCGACCTCGCGGAGCTCACCGGCCTCGACGCGGTTGATCAGGCCGAGACGACAGGGGTCGTCGCAGTCAGTGATCAAGCCGGAACCCTGGTCGCCCATCCTTTTCACCCGCTCTACACCGAACGCGTCCGATCGGGGTTGGGCCGCCTCGCGGCTCGCCGGCTCCGAACCCAACTGGTGCAACAACTCTCGGCCCGCGCACCGGAAAGCATCAGCGCGCGGCTGCGGCTGGCCGGACTGGCAATCGACACCGACGACCCGCCGCGAGCCGACGAACTGACCGGCCTGGCGTGGGAGGCCATGCGGTTGGGTGACCTCGCGCTCGGGGAGCGGTTGGCGCGTGGCGCGCTGGACCAGACCGGGGCGCTGTCGGCACGGCTGCCGCTCGCCCACGCACTGTCCTGGCAGGGCCGTGGCCGCGACGCCGACGACGTGCTGTCCCCGGTCGACCCGGACACGCTGTCGCAGTGGGACTTGATGGCCTGGACATTACCCAAGGCCGCCAACCGATTCTGGATGCTCTCCGAATCCGCTGAGGCCGTTGACTATCTGTCGCAGATGCGGGCGCGAATCACCGAGCGCGCCGCGCTGCACACGATCGATGCGCTGGCGGCGACGTTTTCGTTCAACTCCGGCGATCTGGTCCAGGCTGTCCGCGTCGCGGACGGTGTGCTCGACGCCGACGACGCGCAGGATCTCGCAGTGGCCTGGGCTTCTGCGGCGGCGACGCTGTCCAGTGCACGTCTGGGCAGGTTCGCCGACGTCGAACCGATTGCACAGCGTGGTCTGAACGCGACGCACCCCGGGTTGCTGCGGTTCACGATGGGGCTGGGCCAGGCGCTGGCGCTCATCATGGCCGGTGATGTGCCCGCGGCCGAAAGGCTGGCGCGGCACTATCTGAGCTTCTCGGAGTTCCAGCAGCCGGGGCGCGCGATCGGCGAAGTGCTCTTGGGTCACACTCTTTTGGCGGCGGGTACCTACAACGACGCGGTGATCCTGCTGCGCCAGGCGGCGGCAGCGCTCACCTCGACCGGCTACAGCTGGGGCCCGCTGGCGCTCATCGGCCTCGCGCAGGCGCTCGGCCAGCAGGGCCGCGCAGCCGATGCGGCCAGCACACTGCGGCGCGCGGAGGCCAGTCACGGTCTGCGCTCGCAGGTGTATGCGCCGGACCTCGCGCTGGCTCGGGCGTGGACGCTGGCTGCCGCCCGCGACCTCCGCGGCGCGGTCGGTGCCGTCCGGGACGCCGCGCATGCCGCCGAGCAGTCAGGTCAGGACGCGATCCTGCTGCGGGTATTGCATGACGGCGCGCGACTGGGCGACGTCCAGGGACTGGCGGCAGCCCGCCGGGTGAACACCAAGATCAATTGTGCTGCAGGTCATCTGTGTGTCGCCCACACCGCGGCACTGGCCAGTGGCGACGGTGCGGGCCTGAATGACGTGTCGGTGGACCTCGAGGCGGCGGGAATGATCGCCGTTGCTGCCGACGCCGCCGCGCAGGCCGCCGCCGCCCACCAAGCCAACGGTGACCGCGCAGGGGAGATCGCCGCGAAGTCGCGCGCGAGCCAACTGTCCCAGCGCTGCGGGAACCCGACGACGCCGGCACTGGAACGTGTCCTCAACCCGATGCCCTTGACCGGGCGTGAGCGCGAGGTCGCGGTGATGGTGTCACAAGACATGACCAACAAGGCCATCGCGGACCGATTGTGCGTCTCGGTGCGAACCGTGGAAGGCCATGTGTACAAGGCGTGCATGAAACTCGGCGTCCCCGATCGGGCGGCGCTGGCGACAACCGTGGGTGCTGTTGATTCACGTGAAGGGGCGTTGTGA
- a CDS encoding GMC family oxidoreductase: MVGWQVGPSKCLIDEGVDYLVIGSGFGGSVAAATLAEKVDDETSVCLFERGKAYPPGSFPRTWNGLNESFWDPPYRNGMFQMWSFTGIDAITASGLGGGSLIYANVMLEKPETWFTQPNPDGSGAECWSFRHADLAEYYQQVRDFLKVEELPDELRTCSPKTARFLEALPDAQLAPLAVRFSATKGNPQAGVPLPAEDYANIHGDVQRTTCQMCGECDFGCNVGAKNTMDHTYLSKAAADGAEICVQTEVREIHSCNDGKDHLFHVGYIVHRDEPDAQDQPDPPLQWIRAKRVVLAAGTLNTTLLMLRNRGNLNISCDEPIGTRFCGNGDLLGFALPGFWSRGLLPSRGPVITSFNQNEEGGHRILLQDGGAPNLRSWKLTRKEARDLIVKLGREWIERILRPRPGLQPTAEERSWWPRWRWPLPILGMGADTPDGRLTLNESDCTLECDWTIDSSQPHFEEVRQRMESLSQRLTTRFLNPRWMDRVITVHPLGGCPADTTAEKGVVDSYGRVHSVPGLWIADGSVMPGPIGANPSLTIAAFARRAACKLLEEGLETPSTPEPFIRTD, from the coding sequence ATGGTGGGGTGGCAGGTGGGACCTTCGAAGTGCCTGATCGACGAGGGCGTCGACTATCTGGTGATCGGTAGCGGCTTCGGCGGGTCGGTCGCGGCGGCCACCCTGGCCGAAAAGGTGGACGATGAGACTTCGGTCTGTCTGTTCGAACGTGGCAAAGCGTATCCGCCGGGATCCTTTCCCAGAACCTGGAACGGCCTCAACGAAAGCTTCTGGGATCCGCCGTATCGGAACGGGATGTTCCAGATGTGGTCGTTCACCGGAATCGACGCGATCACCGCGAGCGGGCTGGGTGGCGGATCCCTCATCTACGCCAATGTCATGTTGGAGAAACCCGAGACTTGGTTCACTCAACCGAACCCCGACGGATCAGGTGCCGAATGCTGGTCATTCCGACACGCTGATCTCGCAGAGTACTACCAACAGGTGCGGGATTTCCTGAAGGTGGAGGAACTACCGGACGAGTTGAGAACATGCTCACCCAAAACCGCGCGGTTCCTCGAAGCACTGCCGGATGCCCAGCTGGCGCCGTTGGCGGTGCGCTTTTCCGCCACAAAAGGCAACCCGCAGGCCGGCGTCCCGCTCCCGGCGGAGGATTATGCAAACATCCACGGAGACGTGCAGCGCACCACTTGCCAGATGTGCGGTGAATGCGATTTCGGTTGCAACGTCGGCGCCAAGAACACCATGGACCATACCTACCTGTCGAAGGCCGCCGCCGACGGCGCGGAGATCTGCGTCCAGACCGAGGTGCGCGAGATCCATAGCTGCAATGACGGAAAGGACCACCTGTTCCACGTCGGCTATATCGTCCACCGAGACGAGCCCGACGCACAGGACCAGCCCGATCCTCCGCTGCAATGGATAAGGGCCAAACGTGTTGTCCTGGCTGCAGGCACCCTCAACACCACCCTCCTCATGTTGCGCAACAGAGGGAACCTCAACATTTCATGCGACGAACCGATCGGCACGCGATTCTGCGGCAACGGTGACCTCCTCGGTTTCGCCCTACCTGGATTCTGGTCCCGGGGCCTGCTTCCCAGCAGGGGTCCGGTCATCACCAGCTTCAATCAGAACGAAGAGGGTGGCCACCGAATTCTGTTACAGGACGGTGGGGCACCAAATTTGAGAAGTTGGAAGCTGACTCGGAAAGAGGCCCGCGACCTGATCGTCAAGCTGGGCCGAGAGTGGATTGAGCGCATCCTGAGGCCTCGTCCGGGGCTTCAACCCACTGCGGAAGAACGTTCTTGGTGGCCGCGATGGCGCTGGCCGCTACCGATTCTGGGCATGGGTGCCGACACACCTGATGGCCGATTGACATTGAACGAATCAGACTGCACTTTGGAGTGCGACTGGACAATCGACTCATCTCAACCTCACTTCGAAGAGGTGCGGCAGCGCATGGAGTCACTTTCCCAGCGACTCACAACGCGGTTCCTCAACCCCCGGTGGATGGACCGGGTGATCACCGTTCACCCGCTTGGTGGCTGTCCCGCCGACACGACGGCGGAGAAGGGAGTCGTCGACAGCTACGGCCGAGTCCACTCTGTGCCGGGACTGTGGATCGCCGATGGCTCGGTGATGCCGGGACCGATCGGCGCCAACCCCTCACTGACCATCGCGGCGTTCGCGCGCCGCGCTGCCTGCAAGCTCCTCGAAGAAGGCCTCGAAACCCCCTCCACCCCCGAGCCGTTCATTCGTACCGACTGA
- a CDS encoding LuxR family transcriptional regulator: MTVPVIEIPSVPDLRALPQWRYRRDLPASFPSNPRTGACSGLQFRPYFAGPGSPPPVGRPVNARDEAASVTEFLDAAARQPSALLIDGEPGIGKTTLWLATHDEARQAGFRVLSTRASEAESLLDFVGLDDLLGDVEPEVLDSLPVVGRQALEQVLIRAGGPKADIDRRSVAAAFMSIIEELAVRTPVLLAVDDVQWIDAATRDALAYALRRVRGRIGIVVTERTVPDRSGAVSWLDLGRSESVTRLTIAPMPLGRLHRLMSSRTGRSFPRSTMARIAEISGGNPYYALELAHALDTADSAWGSALPSTLTDVMGLRVGQLDEEVHEVLLAAACVTHPTLDLLAAILRRPVRRIVTLLEVPENRGIVVIDGGQLHFSHPLLAHVVYSQARPADRRRIHRTVAGIEPVLERQARHMALAATTGDPETLLALDSAADAARAKASPAVAAELLELAIGLGGGTATRRVNAAHSHLLSGDVDRALALLEPAASELPEGPLRARARVLLGGALSVRGDFGRAVEQLHAAVVDAADDPALTVRTHLTLAITLSTAGDAQGAARHAQLARTRADEFADRMLISQALAAQVLFRCANGQGVDEVSLQRAIDLEQRHDTGVHTAAPFSARIVKALVSSWTGRLTEARGQLIDAQRHCAARGSDVDMLWVQSHAAMVDIWLGRHRDATQITDDMLLGAEQLDSIPARALAAVPRGLIAALEGREADARAEVGLVLEHSDRLGETTLLDGPRMVLGFLELSLGQHAAAVEALHPLLARSGVEGHTEITSWWFLPDLMEAAFALGRTDEFEPWVDALEDNGARLNRPWMIAIGARCRTMLLAARGEIHAAEEAAARSLEAHDALPMPFERARTQLVVGQLQRRLRQKHAARVTLADALATFEGLGASLWADRARAELGRAAAGPSQHILTPSELRVAELVASGMTNRDVAAAMYISPKTVEHNLGRIYRKLGIRGRAELGRQIDTLREVSG; this comes from the coding sequence ATGACGGTGCCGGTGATCGAGATTCCCAGCGTGCCCGACCTGCGCGCCCTTCCACAATGGAGGTACCGACGTGACCTGCCCGCATCCTTCCCGAGCAACCCTCGAACCGGCGCTTGTTCCGGGCTGCAGTTCCGCCCGTACTTCGCCGGTCCCGGATCGCCCCCACCGGTAGGCCGGCCCGTGAATGCCAGGGACGAAGCAGCAAGCGTCACGGAGTTTCTCGACGCCGCAGCGCGCCAACCGTCGGCGCTGCTCATCGACGGTGAGCCGGGGATCGGCAAGACGACACTGTGGCTGGCCACGCACGACGAGGCGCGGCAGGCCGGCTTCCGTGTGCTGTCCACGCGGGCGAGCGAAGCGGAGTCGCTGCTGGATTTTGTCGGCCTCGACGACCTGCTCGGTGATGTCGAACCCGAGGTGCTCGACTCCCTGCCCGTCGTGGGGCGGCAGGCGCTCGAGCAGGTGTTGATCCGCGCAGGTGGTCCGAAGGCCGATATCGACCGCCGCTCGGTCGCCGCGGCATTCATGTCGATCATCGAGGAACTGGCGGTACGCACGCCGGTGCTGCTGGCGGTTGACGATGTGCAGTGGATCGACGCCGCGACGCGTGACGCGTTGGCGTATGCGCTGCGTCGGGTGCGAGGTCGTATCGGGATCGTCGTGACCGAGCGGACTGTTCCGGATCGTTCCGGTGCGGTGTCCTGGCTGGATCTGGGACGGTCCGAGAGCGTGACGCGGCTGACGATCGCGCCGATGCCGCTGGGTCGGCTGCACCGGCTCATGTCGAGTCGGACCGGCCGGTCGTTCCCCCGTTCCACGATGGCACGAATTGCTGAGATCTCGGGGGGAAATCCCTACTACGCATTGGAACTCGCCCATGCACTGGACACCGCGGACTCGGCGTGGGGGTCGGCGCTCCCGTCGACCCTGACCGACGTCATGGGTCTGCGTGTGGGCCAGCTCGACGAGGAGGTCCACGAGGTACTGCTGGCCGCGGCCTGCGTCACCCACCCGACGCTGGACCTGCTCGCGGCGATCCTGCGGCGTCCGGTCCGGCGGATCGTGACGCTGCTCGAAGTCCCGGAAAATCGTGGCATCGTCGTCATCGACGGCGGCCAACTTCATTTCTCCCACCCCCTGCTCGCCCACGTCGTCTACAGCCAGGCACGCCCGGCGGACCGACGACGCATCCACCGCACCGTCGCCGGTATCGAGCCGGTGCTCGAACGCCAGGCCCGGCACATGGCGCTGGCGGCGACGACAGGCGATCCGGAAACCCTTCTCGCACTTGACTCTGCGGCAGACGCCGCGCGTGCGAAAGCCTCGCCGGCGGTTGCCGCTGAGTTGCTCGAACTCGCAATCGGCCTTGGAGGCGGCACCGCGACACGTCGGGTGAACGCCGCACACAGCCACCTCCTCTCCGGCGACGTGGATCGAGCGCTCGCATTGTTGGAGCCGGCCGCATCCGAACTCCCCGAAGGGCCGCTGCGCGCCCGTGCCCGGGTGTTGCTGGGCGGCGCCCTCTCTGTCCGCGGCGACTTCGGCCGCGCCGTCGAACAACTCCACGCCGCCGTCGTTGATGCCGCCGACGATCCGGCGCTGACGGTGCGAACCCACCTCACCTTGGCGATCACACTGTCGACCGCCGGGGACGCCCAAGGCGCCGCTCGCCACGCGCAACTGGCCCGGACACGTGCCGACGAGTTCGCCGACCGGATGTTGATCAGCCAGGCGCTGGCTGCGCAGGTGCTGTTCCGGTGCGCCAACGGGCAGGGTGTGGACGAGGTGTCCCTACAGCGGGCGATCGATCTGGAGCAGCGCCACGACACCGGCGTGCACACCGCGGCACCCTTCAGCGCGCGCATCGTCAAGGCACTGGTTTCGTCGTGGACCGGCAGGCTGACCGAGGCTCGTGGGCAACTCATCGACGCTCAGAGACACTGCGCTGCCAGGGGTTCCGATGTCGACATGCTCTGGGTCCAATCCCACGCGGCCATGGTCGACATCTGGCTGGGGCGTCACCGAGACGCCACTCAGATCACCGACGACATGCTGCTGGGTGCCGAGCAACTGGACAGCATTCCGGCCCGCGCCCTGGCGGCGGTACCGCGGGGGTTGATCGCCGCGCTGGAGGGTCGCGAGGCCGACGCCCGGGCCGAGGTCGGACTGGTCTTGGAGCACTCGGATCGGCTGGGGGAGACGACGCTGCTCGACGGACCGCGCATGGTGCTGGGCTTTCTCGAGCTCTCACTGGGACAGCACGCTGCGGCGGTCGAAGCGCTCCACCCGCTGCTGGCCCGGAGCGGCGTCGAGGGACACACTGAGATCACGTCGTGGTGGTTTCTGCCCGACCTGATGGAGGCGGCGTTCGCGCTGGGCCGCACCGACGAATTCGAGCCGTGGGTGGACGCACTCGAGGACAACGGTGCCCGACTGAACCGCCCGTGGATGATCGCGATCGGTGCCCGGTGCCGAACCATGCTGCTGGCGGCGCGCGGTGAGATCCATGCCGCCGAGGAAGCCGCCGCCCGGTCGCTCGAGGCGCACGACGCACTGCCGATGCCCTTCGAGCGCGCCCGCACCCAATTGGTGGTCGGCCAGTTGCAACGCCGACTGCGGCAGAAGCACGCCGCCCGTGTCACTCTCGCCGACGCCCTCGCAACGTTCGAAGGTCTCGGAGCATCACTGTGGGCTGACCGGGCCCGCGCCGAACTCGGGCGCGCCGCCGCCGGCCCGTCGCAGCACATCCTCACCCCGTCCGAGTTACGCGTTGCCGAGCTGGTGGCGTCCGGTATGACGAACAGGGACGTCGCAGCTGCGATGTACATCAGCCCGAAAACGGTGGAACACAACCTCGGTCGCATCTATCGCAAGCTCGGTATCCGCGGTCGCGCCGAACTGGGACGACAGATCGACACTTTGCGCGAGGTGTCGGGCTGA
- a CDS encoding DUF6285 domain-containing protein, giving the protein MTALNGRPTAAELVAAVADFLDNDVRAACSGQVGFHARVAANVLRIVERELLDDTAGAAVAALNDLGYADEAELSHAIRSGLLDDRPADVMACLKVLVHHRLSIAHPGYDDA; this is encoded by the coding sequence ATGACCGCCTTGAACGGACGCCCCACTGCGGCCGAACTCGTAGCGGCGGTCGCCGATTTCCTCGACAACGACGTCCGCGCGGCGTGTAGCGGTCAGGTGGGGTTCCACGCCCGCGTCGCCGCCAACGTCCTGCGCATCGTCGAGCGTGAGCTGCTCGACGACACAGCCGGCGCCGCGGTTGCCGCACTGAACGATCTCGGGTACGCCGACGAGGCCGAACTGTCCCACGCGATCCGCAGTGGTCTTCTGGACGACCGCCCCGCCGACGTCATGGCGTGCCTGAAAGTTCTGGTCCACCACCGGTTGTCGATCGCCCACCCCGGGTACGACGACGCCTGA
- a CDS encoding phosphotransferase family protein has translation MSDTLARALERVLHPVVGQVRVENLQPLTGGASRITWAFDAVADRRRALILRTGADDDLHAGMELEASVQQRAAAAGAPVPHVLTADNSPAALGNPYLICDAVAGETIAPRILRRLDDAGRTRLLEQCGAALAAIHRADPDGIGLSSSDELAGWRARLDEMGDTTAPFEWAFRRLAEQRPAASPMRLIHGDFRMGNLIVDDSGLAAVLDWELTHIGEVYEDLAWFCIRAWRFGAPQTLGAGGLGSIEAFLRAYEVASEATVDRDAFRWWLTVATLRWGVICRHQAERHLTGEARSVELAAIGRRVSETEWDVLDLMSGGGAR, from the coding sequence ATGAGCGACACACTGGCCCGGGCGCTGGAACGAGTGCTCCACCCGGTCGTGGGACAAGTGCGTGTCGAGAACCTTCAGCCGCTCACGGGCGGAGCGAGCAGGATCACCTGGGCGTTCGATGCGGTGGCGGACAGACGTCGAGCCCTGATCCTTCGCACCGGTGCCGACGACGACCTGCACGCCGGTATGGAGTTGGAAGCGTCGGTGCAGCAGCGGGCCGCTGCTGCAGGGGCACCGGTCCCCCATGTCCTGACCGCCGACAACTCCCCGGCCGCGCTGGGTAACCCGTACCTGATCTGTGACGCCGTCGCCGGCGAGACGATCGCGCCGCGGATCCTGCGCAGGCTCGACGACGCGGGTCGGACGCGACTGCTCGAGCAGTGCGGCGCAGCGCTCGCCGCCATCCACCGTGCCGATCCCGACGGGATCGGTTTGTCATCGTCGGATGAACTGGCCGGCTGGCGTGCCCGCCTCGACGAGATGGGCGACACTACAGCTCCTTTCGAGTGGGCGTTTCGCCGCTTGGCGGAGCAGCGCCCTGCGGCGTCGCCGATGCGGTTGATACACGGCGACTTCCGGATGGGGAACCTGATCGTCGACGACTCCGGCCTGGCGGCGGTCCTCGACTGGGAGCTGACACACATCGGTGAGGTCTACGAGGACCTGGCATGGTTCTGCATCCGGGCGTGGCGGTTCGGCGCACCGCAGACACTCGGCGCGGGTGGACTCGGCAGCATCGAGGCATTCCTGCGCGCATACGAAGTCGCTTCGGAGGCGACCGTCGACCGCGACGCCTTCCGCTGGTGGTTGACGGTGGCGACGCTGCGGTGGGGCGTCATCTGCCGGCACCAGGCCGAGCGACACCTCACTGGCGAGGCGCGTTCGGTCGAGCTTGCGGCGATCGGCCGACGGGTCAGCGAGACCGAATGGGACGTACTCGATCTGATGTCGGGAGGCGGAGCGAGATGA